The following are encoded together in the Thermomonas brevis genome:
- the pyk gene encoding pyruvate kinase, translating to MTAPAASEQRRHTRIVATLGPATDPPEVLEAVLRAGVDVVRLNFSHGDPSAQVARGEAVRAMAAKIGREVGILADLPGPKIRIETFADGKVQLKAGNRFDLVARLDAPPGDVSQIGVSYLELPGDVKPGDVLLLDDGLVQLQVDAVEGERIVTTVLNDGVLSNRKGLNKQGGGLSLGAITERDRELIAVAAGMQVDFIAVSFCRNAEDMHEARRVAKAHGSSAALVSKIERAEAIENLAEIVEASDVVMVARGDLGVEIGDAELPGLQKKIIREAVAREKVVITATQMLQSMVDSPMPTRAEVLDVANAVIDGTDAVMLSQESAAGSWPARAVETMARICRGAERQFASDIDFEKARRGLERADQAIAMATMFLSEHIGVRAVVAMTESGGTARYLSRFRSAVPIYAFSHHAHARRRMALMRDVFPMDYDSRGQTPREAARGAIRLLVEAGLLAPGDRVVFTSGEHMQTHGATNTLRLLEVGVDGYATGLGEL from the coding sequence ATGACCGCTCCCGCCGCCTCCGAACAACGCCGCCACACCCGCATCGTCGCCACCCTCGGCCCGGCCACCGATCCGCCGGAAGTGCTGGAGGCGGTGCTGCGCGCGGGGGTGGACGTGGTGCGGTTGAACTTCTCGCACGGCGACCCGTCCGCGCAGGTCGCGCGCGGCGAGGCGGTGCGGGCGATGGCCGCGAAGATCGGCCGCGAGGTCGGCATCCTCGCCGATCTGCCGGGGCCGAAGATCCGCATCGAGACCTTCGCCGACGGCAAGGTGCAGCTCAAGGCCGGCAACCGCTTCGACCTGGTCGCCCGCCTCGACGCGCCGCCCGGCGACGTGAGCCAGATCGGCGTCAGCTACCTCGAGTTGCCGGGGGACGTGAAGCCCGGCGACGTGTTGCTGCTGGACGACGGCCTGGTGCAGCTGCAGGTGGACGCGGTGGAAGGCGAGCGCATCGTCACCACCGTGCTCAACGACGGCGTGCTGTCCAACCGCAAGGGCCTGAACAAGCAGGGCGGCGGGCTGTCGCTGGGCGCGATCACCGAGCGCGACCGCGAGCTGATCGCGGTCGCCGCCGGCATGCAGGTGGACTTCATCGCCGTCTCGTTCTGCCGCAACGCCGAGGACATGCACGAGGCGCGGCGGGTGGCGAAGGCGCACGGCAGCAGCGCCGCGCTGGTGTCGAAGATCGAGCGCGCCGAGGCGATCGAGAACCTGGCCGAGATCGTCGAGGCCAGCGACGTGGTGATGGTGGCGCGCGGCGACCTGGGCGTGGAGATCGGCGACGCCGAGCTGCCCGGCCTGCAGAAGAAGATCATCCGCGAGGCGGTGGCGCGCGAGAAGGTGGTCATCACCGCGACGCAGATGCTGCAGTCGATGGTGGACAGCCCGATGCCGACCCGCGCCGAGGTGCTGGACGTCGCCAACGCGGTGATCGACGGCACCGACGCGGTGATGCTGTCGCAGGAATCCGCCGCCGGCAGCTGGCCGGCGCGCGCGGTGGAGACGATGGCGCGGATCTGCCGCGGCGCCGAGCGGCAGTTCGCCTCCGACATCGACTTCGAGAAGGCGCGGCGCGGGCTGGAGCGCGCCGACCAGGCCATCGCGATGGCGACCATGTTCCTGTCCGAGCACATCGGCGTGCGCGCGGTGGTGGCGATGACCGAATCCGGCGGCACCGCGCGCTACCTGTCGCGCTTCCGCTCGGCGGTGCCGATCTACGCGTTCTCGCATCACGCGCACGCGCGCCGGCGCATGGCGCTGATGCGCGACGTGTTCCCGATGGACTACGACAGCCGCGGCCAGACCCCGCGCGAAGCCGCGCGCGGCGCCATCCGGCTGCTGGTCGAGGCCGGCCTGCTGGCGCCGGGCGACCGCGTGGTCTTCACCAGCGGCGAGCACATGCAGACCCACGGCGCCACCAACACCTTGCGCCTGCTGGAAGTCGGCGTCGACGGCTACGCCACCGGGCTCGGCGAGCTTTGA